A single region of the Halonatronomonas betaini genome encodes:
- the nagA gene encoding N-acetylglucosamine-6-phosphate deacetylase yields MTIQLIYNAKIISENKIIDNGWLIIDENKIKKIGEGAPEQKQYLKKTDIGGLFLGPGLIDIHCHGGNGYDVMDNQEDVLDKISKYKLKNGVTGWLATPLTAPPEELESACKRIKNVIDTKNKTNLLGAHIEGPFISQAKKGAQNAEFIRTGAIKEINNWIDILGEYLRIVTLAPEKPGAKAIIQSLKDNNTLVATAHTAADYETMTEAIKNGVEQASHFYNGMTGFHHRNPGTVGAFLDSKDTTMEIIADGIHLHPATIRITLKIAGFERIILITDAMRAAGMEDGDYDLGGLNVSIKNGEARLADGNLAGSTLKLIDAVEYIYNNTELDLIDSWHLASYNPAKRLGLDSLYGSLKGGKIANIVAFNNNFSIKNIWLEGDDQIGK; encoded by the coding sequence ATGACAATCCAACTAATATACAATGCAAAAATAATTTCTGAAAATAAAATTATTGATAATGGCTGGTTAATCATTGATGAAAATAAAATAAAAAAAATAGGTGAAGGTGCTCCGGAGCAAAAGCAATATCTAAAAAAAACTGATATTGGAGGCTTATTTTTAGGGCCAGGTTTGATTGATATCCACTGTCATGGCGGAAATGGATACGATGTAATGGATAACCAAGAAGATGTTTTAGATAAGATAAGCAAGTATAAATTAAAAAATGGTGTAACAGGTTGGCTGGCTACACCATTAACTGCCCCCCCTGAAGAGCTTGAATCTGCCTGTAAAAGAATAAAAAATGTAATTGATACTAAAAATAAAACAAATTTACTGGGGGCTCATATTGAAGGACCATTTATCAGTCAGGCTAAAAAAGGGGCTCAAAATGCAGAATTTATAAGAACAGGTGCAATTAAGGAAATTAATAATTGGATAGATATTTTAGGTGAATATTTAAGAATTGTAACCCTTGCACCAGAAAAACCTGGCGCAAAGGCAATAATTCAAAGCCTTAAAGATAATAATACATTAGTAGCAACAGCTCATACTGCAGCTGATTATGAAACTATGACAGAAGCTATTAAAAATGGTGTGGAACAGGCAAGTCATTTCTATAATGGCATGACAGGTTTTCATCACCGTAACCCTGGTACTGTTGGAGCATTTTTAGATAGCAAAGATACTACAATGGAGATTATTGCCGATGGCATTCATCTTCATCCAGCTACCATAAGAATAACTTTGAAAATAGCTGGCTTTGAAAGGATTATATTAATAACTGATGCAATGAGGGCAGCTGGTATGGAAGATGGAGATTATGATTTAGGTGGTTTAAATGTTTCTATAAAAAATGGTGAAGCCCGTCTGGCAGATGGAAACCTGGCTGGCTCAACTTTAAAGCTTATAGATGCTGTTGAGTATATTTATAATAATACAGAACTAGACTTAATTGATAGCTGGCATCTGGCCAGTTATAATCCTGCAAAGCGGCTTGGCCTTGATAGCTTATATGGTTCTTTAAAAGGTGGTAAAATAGCAAATATAGTTGCCTTTAATAACAATTTTTCAATTAAAAATATCTGGTTAGAGGGAGATGATCAAATTGGCAAATAA
- a CDS encoding transcription repressor NadR produces MANKTLKPGDRRQEIVNILKNSEEPHTGSELAEKFQVTRQVIVQDIALIRAEGVDILSTSRGYLLQKNKSPFLEATIACRHRDDLVKNELMIMIEHGARILDVRVEHPIYGELKGNLMLTNKKEVEEFLKKVEENDAGLLAELTDGIHLHTVEVANNEVLKNLKSSLSAEGYLLEG; encoded by the coding sequence TTGGCAAATAAAACATTAAAACCAGGTGATAGGCGCCAGGAAATCGTAAATATTTTAAAAAATAGTGAAGAACCTCATACAGGCTCTGAATTAGCAGAAAAATTTCAAGTAACCCGACAGGTTATTGTTCAGGATATAGCTCTTATTAGAGCAGAAGGAGTAGATATTTTATCAACATCTAGAGGGTATTTACTTCAGAAAAATAAGTCGCCATTTTTAGAGGCTACCATTGCCTGTCGCCACAGAGACGATCTTGTTAAAAACGAATTAATGATAATGATAGAACACGGGGCTAGAATATTAGATGTTAGAGTTGAACACCCTATTTATGGAGAATTAAAGGGTAATTTGATGTTAACTAATAAAAAAGAAGTTGAAGAATTCTTGAAAAAGGTAGAAGAAAATGATGCAGGTTTATTGGCTGAATTAACAGATGGAATCCATCTCCATACTGTAGAGGTAGCTAATAATGAGGTCTTAAAAAACTTGAAATCATCATTATCAGCAGAAGGGTATTTATTAGAAGGGTAA
- a CDS encoding ECF transporter S component, with protein MKVKELVYAALLTALALMIPLVFGTYLRIYIPPFSATLASHLPVFLSMLISPFAAIFVGFGSALGFFLVTGPVIGARAAIHILVGGTGALLIKKGYSFKLALLLVLPIHAIGEALIVLPFGFSLADAGIIVGVGTALHHVADAFLAVAVYELLKAASFDLKQEGIPKQISN; from the coding sequence TTGAAAGTTAAGGAACTTGTATATGCAGCTTTATTAACCGCACTGGCACTAATGATACCTTTAGTCTTTGGAACTTATTTAAGAATTTATATTCCACCATTTTCAGCTACTCTGGCTTCACATTTACCGGTATTTTTATCAATGTTAATTAGTCCCTTTGCAGCAATCTTTGTTGGATTTGGCTCTGCTTTAGGATTTTTCCTAGTCACCGGACCAGTTATTGGGGCCAGGGCTGCTATTCATATTCTAGTTGGAGGAACCGGAGCACTATTAATTAAAAAGGGCTATAGTTTTAAACTTGCTTTATTATTAGTTTTGCCAATCCATGCTATTGGAGAAGCGCTAATAGTATTACCATTTGGTTTTTCACTGGCAGACGCAGGAATAATTGTTGGAGTTGGTACAGCCTTGCACCATGTAGCAGATGCATTTCTGGCAGTAGCTGTTTATGAACTATTAAAAGCAGCCTCTTTTGATTTAAAACAGGAGGGAATTCCCAAACAGATTAGTAATTAA
- a CDS encoding ribose-phosphate diphosphokinase: MSDNNEIKIFAGSSGKKFADKICEYLKIKPGKSEVINFTEGNIMVKSKETVRDKDVYLVQSIGLEPNNEFTEILFWMDAFKRASAQSVTAIIPFFSYAQGDKKDEPRVSIRGRVCAESIELAGADRVITMDLHSPQIQGFFKNPVDHLYAMPILCEYFMKNYDLSNTVVVSPDAGFAKEARRYSAYLNRPVAIGDKRRLYHNESAEILEIIGDVRDRDALIFDDFSISGGTLVDLARGLKERGARRIFAGLSHILLNDSGVERIENSPIEELVSTDSVNNKVITDSRKIKLVSVAPLFAETIYRVHNGISVSSLFKGVPKKVLKSSNI, translated from the coding sequence ATGTCTGATAATAATGAAATTAAAATATTTGCAGGAAGTTCAGGTAAAAAGTTTGCAGACAAAATCTGTGAGTATTTGAAGATTAAACCTGGAAAATCTGAAGTTATTAATTTTACTGAAGGAAATATAATGGTTAAAAGTAAAGAGACTGTCAGAGATAAAGATGTTTACCTTGTCCAGTCTATTGGTCTTGAGCCCAATAATGAATTTACAGAAATATTATTCTGGATGGATGCATTTAAAAGGGCAAGTGCACAGTCAGTCACCGCTATTATACCCTTTTTCAGTTATGCCCAGGGAGATAAAAAAGATGAACCTAGAGTTTCAATTAGAGGAAGAGTCTGTGCAGAATCAATAGAGCTTGCAGGTGCTGATAGAGTTATTACAATGGATCTCCACAGCCCTCAAATACAGGGCTTTTTTAAAAATCCAGTTGATCATTTATATGCAATGCCTATTCTCTGTGAATATTTTATGAAAAATTATGATTTGAGTAATACAGTTGTTGTGTCTCCTGATGCAGGGTTTGCTAAAGAAGCAAGAAGATATTCAGCTTATTTAAATAGACCAGTTGCTATTGGAGATAAAAGAAGATTATATCATAATGAGAGCGCAGAAATACTTGAAATAATAGGTGATGTTAGAGATCGAGATGCCTTGATTTTTGATGATTTTAGCATATCAGGTGGAACTTTAGTCGATCTAGCCAGAGGCTTAAAGGAACGGGGAGCTAGAAGAATATTTGCTGGATTATCACATATATTATTAAATGATTCAGGTGTAGAAAGAATTGAAAATAGCCCTATAGAAGAACTGGTAAGCACCGATTCTGTAAATAATAAGGTGATTACAGATTCTAGAAAAATAAAATTAGTTTCTGTGGCACCTCTTTTTGCAGAAACTATCTATCGGGTTCATAATGGAATTTCTGTTAGTTCCTTATTCAAGGGGGTCCCTAAAAAAGTATTAAAAAGCTCTAATATATAA